In Promicromonospora sp. Populi, one genomic interval encodes:
- a CDS encoding ATP-binding protein: MVEAEVGLLYANRTQPKYDAEAVPETSLKDLDIDSVRRTLERVRRGSAALARVEDNVALTRIGVLAEPSDESALTLAGLLAFGSYPQQYFPQLMCSLVVHAPGGVTGETRFLDNATLRGSIPEIVDSALAMMRRNLAARAVMSDTGRTDKLEFPLGVVREALVNALMHRDYSGITRGTQVQVELFPDRLEIRSPGGIYGGIAVEDLGEEAVSSSRNAILAGLLSDTYMPTSREIVAENRSSGIPTMIALARENGLPRPSFRSTVSSFVVTVNRSQLLSPEVLSWISALQIAGLTPAHEIALAMMRAGVVTNAALRQWGVDRIQAGQVLRDLVEWGVAVKEGGRRYATYVLDPRTRDAGAFAKLARGSNSAGDPNPTEMSAKDQIADAVRTAAHEVSAQDIEVATGLSRPTIVKYLRGLIEAGEVTPIGSARSPQRRYLWSGRATA; this comes from the coding sequence ATGGTCGAGGCCGAGGTTGGCCTTCTGTATGCGAACCGCACCCAGCCTAAGTACGACGCGGAGGCTGTGCCGGAGACATCCCTGAAAGACCTGGATATCGACAGCGTTCGTCGAACCCTTGAACGAGTCCGGCGTGGGTCGGCGGCTCTTGCTCGGGTTGAGGACAATGTCGCACTGACACGAATCGGTGTGCTCGCCGAACCGAGCGATGAGTCCGCTCTGACTCTTGCGGGCTTGCTCGCCTTCGGCTCGTACCCCCAGCAGTACTTTCCTCAACTCATGTGCTCGCTTGTCGTCCACGCACCGGGAGGTGTCACCGGCGAGACCCGATTCCTCGACAACGCGACTCTGCGCGGCTCGATCCCAGAGATCGTCGACTCTGCGCTCGCCATGATGCGACGAAACCTCGCTGCACGAGCCGTCATGAGTGACACCGGTCGGACGGACAAGCTGGAGTTCCCGCTCGGCGTCGTGCGTGAAGCGCTGGTCAACGCGTTGATGCATCGTGACTACAGCGGCATTACCCGCGGGACCCAAGTCCAGGTCGAGCTCTTTCCGGACAGGCTTGAGATCCGGAGCCCCGGGGGGATTTACGGTGGGATAGCCGTCGAGGACCTCGGTGAAGAGGCGGTCTCGTCGTCGAGGAACGCCATTCTGGCGGGGTTGCTCTCCGATACCTACATGCCGACGTCGCGCGAGATCGTCGCAGAGAACCGTTCATCCGGGATCCCGACGATGATCGCACTTGCACGCGAGAATGGATTGCCTCGGCCGAGTTTTCGGAGCACGGTCAGCTCGTTCGTCGTGACCGTTAATCGGTCGCAACTTCTGTCACCAGAAGTCCTGAGCTGGATCTCAGCGCTGCAGATCGCAGGGCTGACACCTGCACACGAAATCGCCCTCGCCATGATGCGCGCAGGTGTTGTCACGAATGCGGCGCTCCGGCAGTGGGGCGTCGACCGGATCCAGGCGGGGCAGGTGCTACGCGACCTGGTCGAATGGGGCGTCGCGGTCAAGGAGGGTGGTCGGAGGTACGCCACGTATGTTCTCGACCCCAGGACGCGGGATGCGGGTGCGTTCGCAAAACTGGCGAGGGGCTCGAATTCGGCTGGCGACCCGAACCCAACCGAGATGTCGGCAAAGGACCAGATCGCGGACGCTGTCCGGACCGCAGCACACGAGGTGAGCGCGCAAGACATCGAAGTGGCGACAGGGTTGAGCCGTCCAACAATCGTCAAGTACCTCCGCGGTCTGATCGAGGCTGGGGAGGTCACGCCGATCGGTTCCGCACGCAGTCCCCAGCGTCGGTACCTGTGGTCCGGTCGGGCTACCGCCTAG
- the uxaC gene encoding glucuronate isomerase, with translation MTDVWTLHPDRALPADPVTRPIAREIYLAVHDLPIVSMHGHVDVAAFADDEPFPDPAELLVVPDHYLVRMLVSQGAKLPELGIGPADAPGFENDPREIFRRFCAGWKHFRGTPTRFWTEHELVEIFGVTVRPSAETADQVYDQIAERLADPAFRPRALLDQFNIEVIGTTDPAWSTLEAHARLAAELPGRVLPTFRPDPLLHPARSTWRGDLERLAASSGIATDTYAGYLAALRERRQAFVAAGGLATDHGHLSADTTPLPDDAARALFDKALRGEPGGDGAAISAAEEAAFSAHMLFQMAAMAADDGLVMQFHPGVLRDHDPAVAATFGPDRGYDIPVAVEFAHGLRPVLEAFGNSEAFRMIAFTIDEDVYSRELAPLAGVYPALRLGAPWWFLDAPDAMRRFREAATETAGFSNMSGFVDDTRAFCSIPARHDLARRIDAGYLARLVAEHRLDLAEAVDTAADLAYHLPKLAYAAG, from the coding sequence GTGACCGACGTCTGGACCCTGCACCCCGACCGGGCGCTGCCCGCGGATCCCGTGACGCGGCCGATCGCCCGCGAGATCTACCTGGCGGTCCACGACCTCCCGATCGTGTCGATGCACGGCCATGTCGACGTCGCCGCGTTCGCGGACGACGAGCCGTTCCCGGACCCCGCGGAGCTGCTCGTCGTCCCCGACCACTACCTGGTGCGGATGCTCGTCTCACAGGGCGCGAAGCTCCCGGAGCTGGGCATAGGCCCGGCCGATGCGCCAGGGTTTGAGAACGACCCGCGCGAGATCTTCCGGCGCTTCTGCGCGGGCTGGAAGCACTTCCGGGGCACACCCACGCGGTTCTGGACGGAGCACGAGCTCGTCGAGATCTTCGGCGTGACAGTGCGCCCGTCGGCCGAGACCGCCGACCAGGTCTACGACCAGATCGCCGAGCGCCTCGCCGACCCCGCGTTCCGCCCGCGGGCCCTGCTCGATCAGTTCAACATCGAGGTCATCGGCACCACCGACCCGGCCTGGAGCACGCTGGAGGCGCACGCCCGGCTCGCCGCCGAGCTGCCGGGTCGGGTGCTGCCGACCTTCCGGCCGGACCCGCTGCTGCACCCGGCCCGGTCGACGTGGCGGGGCGACCTGGAGCGGCTCGCCGCGTCGTCGGGCATCGCAACTGACACGTACGCCGGCTACCTGGCGGCGCTCCGCGAGCGCCGCCAGGCCTTCGTCGCCGCGGGCGGCCTGGCCACGGACCATGGTCACCTCAGTGCGGACACCACCCCGCTGCCCGACGACGCCGCGCGCGCCCTCTTCGACAAGGCGCTGCGCGGCGAGCCGGGCGGGGACGGCGCGGCGATCAGTGCGGCGGAGGAGGCAGCCTTCTCCGCCCACATGCTGTTCCAGATGGCGGCGATGGCCGCCGACGACGGCCTGGTCATGCAGTTCCACCCCGGTGTGCTGCGCGATCACGACCCGGCGGTGGCCGCCACGTTCGGTCCCGACCGGGGGTACGACATTCCCGTGGCCGTCGAGTTCGCGCACGGCCTGCGGCCCGTGCTGGAGGCGTTCGGCAACTCGGAGGCCTTCCGGATGATCGCCTTCACCATCGACGAGGACGTGTACTCGCGCGAGCTCGCGCCGCTGGCCGGCGTGTACCCGGCGCTGCGGCTGGGTGCGCCCTGGTGGTTCCTGGACGCGCCGGACGCGATGCGCCGGTTCCGGGAAGCCGCCACGGAGACGGCGGGGTTCTCGAACATGTCGGGCTTCGTCGACGACACACGTGCGTTCTGCTCGATCCCGGCCCGCCACGACCTGGCCCGCCGGATCGACGCCGGATACCTGGCCCGGTTGGTAGCGGAACACCGCCTGGACCTGGCCGAGGCCGTCGACACGGCCGCCGACCTGGCCTACCACCTGCCGAAGCTGGCCTACGCGGCCGGGTGA
- a CDS encoding response regulator translates to MLAGRDLGQRISLDLPPEPGTGSDPEPDAGLDAGPDARPDTRPDAGLSDAAGRCLVRAVQEGLVNAAKHAPGTPVTVRLEVGPGHCAVVVENSLAPDADGQAAGRRPGRAGRQPGPERFWNRSARHHPARGDARRRARRRERRRPVPPPGDRSPARGWHGADAGSGGRINLMTDLTVLLVDDDPLVCGYLQQELDAVDGVRVVGTAREGAEAVDLATRTRPDVVLMDIRMPGVDGIDAAAALTRSDDGPAVVLMTTVDSDQALVAGLRAGARGFTLKTAPVATIIEAIRAAARGMDVLSPEATQRLLRLADGEARPASDPRVDALTEREREVLNLVGEGHSNADVARTLYLAESTVKGHVSRLMEKLGCANRTQLAVLAQRSA, encoded by the coding sequence GTGCTCGCCGGCCGGGACCTGGGGCAGCGCATCAGCCTGGACCTGCCTCCGGAACCGGGCACGGGGTCGGATCCCGAGCCGGACGCCGGGCTGGATGCCGGGCCAGACGCAAGGCCGGACACAAGGCCAGACGCTGGCCTGTCGGACGCCGCCGGCCGCTGCCTGGTGCGAGCGGTGCAGGAGGGGCTGGTCAACGCCGCGAAGCACGCCCCGGGCACGCCGGTGACGGTGCGGCTGGAGGTCGGCCCGGGCCACTGCGCCGTCGTCGTCGAGAACTCGCTGGCCCCGGACGCCGACGGCCAGGCCGCAGGCAGGCGGCCCGGACGGGCAGGCCGACAGCCTGGCCCGGAGCGGTTCTGGAACCGGTCTGCTCGGCATCACCCGGCGCGCGGAGATGCTCGGCGGCGAGCTCGCCGCCGGGAGCGACGGCGACCGGTTCCGCCTCCGGGTGACCGTTCCCCTGCACGTGGCTGGCATGGCGCCGACGCCGGGAGCGGCGGCAGGATCAACCTCATGACCGACCTCACCGTGCTCCTTGTCGACGACGACCCGCTCGTCTGCGGCTACCTGCAGCAGGAGCTCGATGCCGTCGACGGCGTGCGCGTCGTCGGCACCGCACGAGAGGGCGCGGAGGCCGTGGACCTCGCTACCCGGACCCGGCCCGACGTCGTGCTGATGGACATCCGGATGCCCGGCGTGGACGGGATCGACGCGGCTGCGGCCCTGACCAGGTCCGACGACGGGCCGGCCGTGGTGCTCATGACCACCGTCGACTCCGACCAGGCACTGGTCGCCGGTCTGCGCGCGGGCGCGCGAGGCTTCACGCTGAAGACGGCGCCGGTGGCGACCATCATCGAGGCGATCCGAGCGGCGGCACGCGGAATGGACGTGCTCTCGCCGGAGGCCACACAGCGCCTGCTCCGGCTGGCCGACGGCGAGGCGCGTCCGGCGTCGGACCCCCGGGTCGATGCACTCACCGAGCGCGAGCGCGAGGTGCTGAACCTGGTCGGTGAGGGCCACTCCAACGCCGACGTCGCGCGGACCCTCTACCTGGCCGAGAGCACCGTCAAGGGGCACGTGTCGCGGCTGATGGAGAAGCTGGGCTGCGCCAACCGCACCCAGCTCGCGGTCCTGGCGCAGCGGTCGGCCTGA
- a CDS encoding ATP-binding protein, whose protein sequence is MVASYRRRVLDDVLDEIADELPAIEIFGAKGVGKTETARRRAATVIALDDPVERDLLAGDPDRVRRVDHPLLLDEWQRFPRAWDLVRRAVDDHDGSYLLTGSSVPTEAPTHSGAGRMVSFRMRPLSLAERGIEHPTVSLSALFDGADRIDGRTELGLPDYANEITGSGFPDLHGLSARSRSARLEGYIHSIVQRSFPEQGLAVRKPQALRDWLTAYAAATSTTTTYQRILKAATPGDGDPPSRHTAESYRTVLEQLWLLDPLPAWQPSRNRLNRLARSPKHQLADPALAAHLLGVSPSALLRGSEGSRPTLYEGALLGALFENLVAQSVQVYAQITDARVFHMRSDSGDREIDIIVEHPDGRVIAIEVKVTQNPSSRDVRHLLWLKGELGETLTDMLVITPGPWAHRREDGVAVVPAALLGP, encoded by the coding sequence ATGGTGGCGAGCTACCGTCGTCGCGTTCTCGACGATGTACTCGACGAGATTGCGGACGAGTTGCCCGCGATCGAGATCTTCGGCGCAAAAGGCGTCGGCAAGACGGAGACAGCACGACGCCGTGCGGCGACCGTCATTGCCCTGGACGATCCCGTTGAGCGAGATCTGCTAGCGGGCGACCCGGACCGCGTGCGGCGAGTGGATCATCCCCTCCTTCTGGACGAGTGGCAGAGATTCCCCCGCGCATGGGACCTGGTGCGTCGCGCCGTAGACGACCACGACGGCTCCTACCTCCTCACCGGAAGTTCCGTCCCGACCGAAGCCCCGACCCACTCCGGAGCCGGACGCATGGTCTCTTTCCGGATGCGACCACTCAGCCTGGCTGAGCGCGGTATCGAGCACCCAACCGTCAGCCTGTCTGCGCTGTTCGACGGCGCCGACAGGATCGACGGGCGCACCGAACTCGGACTCCCTGACTACGCCAACGAGATCACCGGGTCGGGGTTCCCCGACCTCCATGGCTTGTCCGCGCGATCCCGCAGCGCTCGCTTGGAGGGCTACATCCACTCGATCGTGCAGCGCTCCTTTCCCGAGCAGGGACTCGCAGTCCGCAAGCCGCAGGCCCTTCGGGACTGGCTGACGGCGTACGCCGCAGCGACCTCCACCACAACCACGTACCAGCGGATCCTCAAAGCCGCCACACCCGGAGATGGCGATCCGCCGTCACGCCACACCGCGGAGTCATACCGCACCGTGCTTGAGCAGCTCTGGCTGCTGGATCCCCTGCCTGCCTGGCAGCCGAGCCGGAATCGTCTCAACCGCCTCGCTCGCTCTCCGAAGCACCAGCTCGCCGACCCGGCGCTTGCCGCACATCTGCTCGGAGTGAGCCCCAGTGCGTTGCTGCGCGGATCCGAGGGAAGTCGTCCGACCCTCTACGAGGGTGCGCTCCTCGGTGCACTGTTCGAGAACCTCGTCGCCCAGTCGGTCCAGGTCTACGCGCAGATCACCGACGCCAGGGTCTTCCACATGCGTTCGGACTCCGGCGACAGGGAGATCGACATAATCGTCGAACATCCCGACGGCCGCGTTATCGCGATCGAGGTCAAGGTCACTCAGAATCCGAGCAGCCGAGATGTCCGCCATCTGCTTTGGCTCAAGGGAGAGCTCGGCGAGACCCTGACCGACATGCTCGTCATTACTCCGGGGCCCTGGGCCCATCGCCGCGAGGACGGCGTCGCCGTGGTACCGGCTGCGCTGCTCGGACCGTAG
- a CDS encoding LacI family DNA-binding transcriptional regulator → MVTVHDVARAAGVSISTVSRALAAPERVAAETRERVTRVATELGYRPNHAASGLRMGRTHAVGLVVPDLENPYFASVTKGVQARARAEGYEVFVADTDEDADAEPELIGALAARTDGLIVASPRSGEAELRAALVGVTAVLANRELLPAGPGSSAGSGGKAMPGGQAGPAQTRRTFRLSPATTPTASPRCSGTCTRSATGRWASPPAQRRRGRADGGLPG, encoded by the coding sequence ATGGTCACGGTGCACGACGTCGCTCGCGCCGCCGGGGTATCGATCTCCACGGTGTCGCGCGCCCTCGCGGCCCCCGAACGGGTCGCCGCCGAGACCCGCGAGCGTGTTACGCGCGTCGCCACCGAGCTGGGCTACCGGCCCAACCACGCGGCGAGCGGCCTGCGGATGGGGCGCACGCACGCCGTCGGCCTGGTCGTGCCCGACCTGGAGAACCCGTACTTCGCGTCCGTGACCAAGGGTGTGCAGGCGAGGGCTCGCGCCGAGGGCTACGAGGTGTTCGTCGCCGACACGGACGAGGACGCCGACGCCGAGCCCGAGCTGATCGGCGCGCTCGCCGCTCGGACGGACGGCCTGATCGTGGCCTCGCCGCGGTCGGGCGAGGCCGAGCTGCGCGCGGCCCTCGTTGGTGTGACGGCGGTCCTGGCCAACCGCGAGCTGTTGCCCGCCGGGCCGGGCTCATCCGCCGGGTCCGGCGGGAAAGCCATGCCCGGCGGGCAAGCCGGCCCGGCTCAGACGCGCCGGACATTCCGTTTGTCGCCGGCGACGACGCCGACGGCGTCGCCCAGGTGCTCGGGCACCTGTACGCGCTCGGCCACCGGTCGGTGGGCGTCGCCGCCGGCCCAGCGTCGTCGTGGTCGGGCCGACGGCGGGTTGCCGGGCTGA
- a CDS encoding LacI family DNA-binding transcriptional regulator, with product MLGHLYALGHRSVGVAAGPASSWSGRRRVAGLIAAAERWDVKLVELGNFQPYFAGGTQAADFALANSVTAVVAFNDLMALGILDRLRHRGIDVPAQMSVVGFDDVQLATLVSPTLTTVHTPIARLGRRAVDLLLERLRGGTPGSTQLPVELAIRGSSGPVPPETAN from the coding sequence GTGCTCGGGCACCTGTACGCGCTCGGCCACCGGTCGGTGGGCGTCGCCGCCGGCCCAGCGTCGTCGTGGTCGGGCCGACGGCGGGTTGCCGGGCTGATCGCTGCGGCCGAGCGCTGGGACGTCAAGCTCGTGGAGCTCGGCAACTTCCAGCCGTATTTCGCCGGGGGCACCCAGGCCGCTGACTTCGCGCTGGCGAACAGCGTCACCGCCGTCGTCGCGTTCAACGACCTCATGGCGCTCGGCATCCTGGACCGGCTGCGGCACCGAGGCATCGACGTCCCGGCCCAGATGTCGGTGGTCGGGTTCGACGACGTGCAGCTCGCGACCCTCGTCTCCCCCACCCTGACCACGGTCCACACGCCGATCGCCCGCCTCGGTAGGCGGGCCGTCGATCTGTTGCTCGAACGCCTGCGCGGCGGAACCCCGGGGAGCACGCAGCTCCCGGTGGAGCTCGCCATCCGTGGGTCGTCCGGACCTGTACCCCCCGAGACGGCCAACTGA
- a CDS encoding extracellular solute-binding protein, which produces MRTSKKAVALAGVAALTLLTACTPPASQGGGGTAVTDPADVPDTPSEPVTLNILDVAGNQRLTEGMVDEFVENNPDVIESVTWETGGAPDVTGIVKPQVDSGNLSIDVVFTGNDGLAAGISQDLWLPVVDDYGDRVTNQENYLEPAAAMQELAEGYGVVTTYYPSGPLLQYDPEVVDTPPSTPEELLGWAEAHPGQFGYARPANSGPGRTFLMGLPYLLGDEDPTDPENGWDNTWAYLQELGQYVDTYPTGTGQVVTNMADGTWSMIPTTTGWEIAPRAEGQLPNTLEAAAFDDFTWVTDAHYAAIPRGQSADKISAIMLLLQDMLTPEQNAKAYDAGYFYPGPAIEGATLDLAPQESQDVIEEFGRPLFDELIESQDAVTPLDAESMVTAFDIWDREVGGGKVEEAE; this is translated from the coding sequence ATGCGCACCTCGAAGAAGGCAGTGGCGCTCGCCGGAGTCGCCGCGCTGACCCTGCTCACCGCCTGCACGCCCCCGGCGTCGCAGGGCGGTGGCGGCACCGCCGTCACCGACCCCGCCGACGTCCCGGACACGCCCTCGGAGCCTGTCACCCTGAACATCCTCGACGTCGCGGGCAACCAGCGGCTCACCGAGGGCATGGTCGACGAGTTCGTGGAGAACAACCCCGACGTCATCGAGTCCGTGACCTGGGAGACGGGCGGCGCGCCCGACGTCACGGGCATCGTCAAGCCGCAGGTCGACAGCGGCAACCTTTCCATCGACGTCGTGTTCACCGGCAACGACGGTCTCGCGGCCGGCATCAGCCAGGACCTGTGGCTCCCGGTCGTGGACGACTACGGCGACCGCGTGACCAACCAGGAGAACTACCTGGAGCCGGCCGCGGCGATGCAGGAGCTCGCCGAGGGCTACGGCGTCGTCACGACGTACTACCCGTCCGGGCCGCTGCTGCAGTACGACCCCGAGGTGGTGGACACACCGCCGTCGACCCCCGAAGAACTGCTCGGGTGGGCCGAGGCCCACCCGGGCCAGTTCGGCTACGCGCGCCCCGCCAACTCCGGCCCCGGCCGCACCTTCCTCATGGGCCTGCCCTACCTCCTGGGCGACGAGGACCCGACGGACCCCGAGAACGGTTGGGACAACACCTGGGCATACCTCCAGGAGCTGGGCCAGTACGTCGACACGTACCCCACGGGCACCGGCCAGGTAGTGACCAACATGGCCGACGGCACGTGGAGCATGATCCCCACGACCACCGGCTGGGAGATCGCGCCGCGTGCCGAGGGCCAGCTCCCGAACACGCTGGAGGCGGCCGCGTTCGACGACTTCACCTGGGTCACCGACGCGCACTACGCGGCGATCCCCAGGGGCCAGAGCGCCGACAAGATCAGCGCGATCATGCTCCTCCTGCAGGACATGCTCACCCCGGAGCAGAACGCCAAGGCTTACGACGCCGGCTACTTCTACCCCGGCCCCGCGATCGAGGGCGCGACGCTCGACCTCGCGCCGCAGGAGTCGCAAGACGTGATCGAGGAGTTCGGCCGCCCCCTGTTCGACGAGCTCATCGAGTCGCAGGACGCCGTGACGCCGCTCGACGCCGAGTCCATGGTGACGGCGTTCGACATCTGGGACCGCGAGGTCGGTGGCGGCAAGGTCGAGGAGGCAGAGTGA
- a CDS encoding ABC transporter ATP-binding protein produces the protein MSSFESLELRGVGRRFGGVDALSGLNLTIKSGEFVALLGPSGCGKSTALNCLAGLLPLTHGEILLDGKRIDTLPPERRGFGMVFQSYALFPHLTVEKNVAFGLQMQGLPRAEIDSRVREAIALVKLGEHAKKLPGQLSGGQQQRVAIARAVVLEPALVLMDEPLSNLDAKLRLDMRTEIRRLHQSLGLTTIYVTHDQEEALSLADRLVVMREGRVQQVGTPDELYESPVSWYVADFMGYRNILPATVVSASGGEVVVELPGTADGGVRLTGRAVGALGAGDSVRVAVRPEDFSVSTGSVGVGSTAPAPPVRSPAPCPWWSTTGASTPSACRPATRCCTPVRRRRPTSAVRFP, from the coding sequence GTGAGCAGCTTCGAGTCCCTGGAGCTGCGGGGTGTCGGACGCCGGTTCGGCGGGGTCGACGCCTTGTCCGGGCTGAACCTGACGATCAAGTCGGGCGAGTTCGTCGCCCTGCTGGGGCCGTCGGGCTGCGGCAAGTCGACGGCGCTGAACTGCCTGGCCGGCCTGCTGCCGCTCACCCACGGCGAGATCCTGCTGGACGGCAAGCGGATCGACACGCTGCCCCCGGAGCGGCGCGGGTTCGGCATGGTCTTCCAGTCGTACGCGCTGTTCCCGCACCTGACCGTGGAGAAGAACGTCGCGTTCGGCCTGCAGATGCAGGGGCTGCCGCGCGCCGAGATCGACTCCCGGGTGCGTGAGGCGATCGCGCTGGTCAAGCTCGGCGAGCACGCCAAGAAGCTGCCGGGCCAGCTCTCGGGCGGGCAGCAGCAGCGCGTCGCGATCGCGCGGGCGGTGGTGCTCGAACCGGCGCTGGTGCTCATGGACGAGCCGCTGTCGAACCTCGACGCGAAGCTCCGGCTCGACATGCGCACGGAGATCCGGCGCCTGCACCAGTCGCTCGGGCTCACCACGATCTACGTGACGCACGACCAGGAGGAGGCGCTCTCCCTGGCCGACCGGCTGGTCGTCATGCGCGAGGGGCGGGTGCAGCAGGTCGGCACACCCGACGAGCTCTACGAGAGCCCGGTGAGCTGGTACGTCGCGGACTTCATGGGGTACCGCAACATACTGCCTGCCACGGTGGTCTCGGCGTCCGGGGGCGAGGTGGTGGTCGAGCTGCCCGGGACGGCCGATGGCGGTGTTCGGCTCACCGGGCGCGCGGTCGGCGCCCTGGGCGCCGGGGACAGCGTGCGGGTGGCGGTGCGGCCGGAGGACTTCTCGGTGTCGACCGGCTCGGTCGGCGTCGGCTCGACGGCGCCGGCACCGCCGGTTCGATCCCCGGCTCCGTGTCCGTGGTGGAGTACCACGGGCGCGAGCACGCCGTCGGCGTGCAGACCGGCGACACGATGCTGCACGCCCGTACGACGACGGCGCCCGACGTCGGCGGTGCGGTTTCCCTGA
- a CDS encoding ABC transporter permease: MTGVGQRPQRATASLRHRLAERGVDPALLLLVPALVVALALFVYPFSYGIGLTIQPTAAMQEQWGGGILANYVAFFQDPFVFDSVGLTMRLALPAALFNVLASVPVAMVLRHRFRGKRLLTSLLVLPITLGTVLTAQGLLIFAGRQGWLNRTLLATGLIDEPLQLVNNYLGVFFSLVITGFPFAFLLISSYLSGIDPSLEQAAKTLGAGWWQRFRRIILPLLAPGLATTFVLTFVLAFSVFPSARLVGDAMGETRVMSLMAFRAFGEQNDYAMASTIALMMGAVELIVVVAVLGLRSLLYRGTTGGKG; this comes from the coding sequence ATGACCGGCGTCGGGCAGCGGCCGCAGCGAGCGACAGCGAGCCTGCGGCATCGCCTGGCCGAGCGGGGGGTTGACCCGGCCCTGCTCCTGCTCGTGCCGGCGCTCGTCGTGGCGCTCGCGCTGTTCGTGTACCCGTTCTCGTACGGGATCGGGCTCACGATCCAGCCGACGGCCGCCATGCAGGAGCAGTGGGGCGGCGGGATCCTCGCGAACTACGTGGCGTTCTTCCAGGACCCATTCGTGTTCGACTCGGTCGGGCTCACGATGCGGCTCGCGCTGCCCGCGGCCCTGTTCAACGTGCTGGCGTCGGTCCCGGTGGCGATGGTGCTGCGGCACCGGTTCCGCGGCAAGCGGCTGCTGACGTCGCTGCTGGTGCTGCCCATCACGCTGGGCACCGTGCTCACCGCGCAGGGGCTGCTGATCTTCGCGGGGCGGCAGGGCTGGCTCAACCGGACGCTGCTCGCCACCGGCCTGATCGACGAGCCGCTCCAGCTCGTCAACAACTACCTGGGCGTCTTCTTCTCCCTGGTCATCACCGGCTTCCCGTTCGCGTTCCTGCTCATCTCGTCGTACCTGTCGGGCATCGACCCGTCGCTGGAGCAGGCCGCCAAGACGCTCGGCGCCGGCTGGTGGCAGCGGTTCCGGCGGATCATCCTGCCGCTGCTCGCGCCGGGGCTGGCCACCACGTTCGTGCTGACGTTCGTGCTCGCCTTCTCGGTGTTCCCCTCGGCCCGGCTCGTCGGTGACGCCATGGGCGAGACCCGGGTCATGTCGCTCATGGCGTTCCGGGCGTTCGGGGAGCAGAACGACTACGCGATGGCCTCCACCATCGCGCTGATGATGGGCGCCGTCGAGCTGATCGTCGTCGTGGCCGTGCTCGGCCTGCGGTCGCTGCTGTACCGCGGGACCACGGGAGGGAAGGGCTGA